In the Sphingomonas sp. LM7 genome, one interval contains:
- a CDS encoding efflux RND transporter periplasmic adaptor subunit: MNLKLSNISGSATALAAALLLASCGSGNNSAQKKGVAGPAQVGFVVVQPTSVPVTVELSGRVTAFQMSEVRPQVAGIVKRRFFTEGSIVRAGQTLYQIDPSLYQAQASEAQANLESARATAEAARIRADRYRPLAKMEAVSQQDYTDAAAQARQATAAVAQNNAQLRTAQINLRFTRVPAPITGRIGRSLVTEGALVTTNQADPLAVIQRLDPIFVDIQQSSAEMLALRKSLAQGGLAPASATVRLKLEDGSDYGQTGTVEFSEVMVNANTGTVTLRARFPNAQGILLPGMFARASFAQAIDTRAFLVPQAGLSRDPRGNATVYVVGPGNRAVARTVIAERTIGANWVVTQGLAAGDKVIVQGTANLRPDAEIRPVPVTTPQRIEAPKAGASAAAKKSG, translated from the coding sequence TTGAATCTGAAGCTTTCGAACATCTCCGGATCGGCCACGGCACTCGCGGCCGCCCTTCTTCTCGCCTCCTGTGGCAGCGGCAACAACAGCGCCCAGAAGAAAGGCGTGGCGGGCCCGGCGCAAGTCGGCTTCGTCGTGGTGCAGCCGACCAGCGTGCCGGTGACCGTCGAGCTTTCGGGCCGCGTCACGGCGTTTCAGATGTCCGAGGTTCGCCCCCAGGTCGCTGGCATCGTCAAGCGCCGCTTCTTCACCGAAGGCTCGATCGTCCGCGCCGGGCAGACGCTCTACCAGATCGATCCCAGCCTCTATCAGGCACAGGCATCCGAGGCGCAGGCCAATCTGGAGAGCGCGCGCGCTACCGCCGAGGCCGCGCGGATTCGCGCCGACCGCTATCGCCCGCTTGCCAAGATGGAAGCGGTGAGCCAGCAGGACTATACCGACGCCGCGGCGCAGGCGCGTCAGGCGACTGCCGCCGTGGCACAGAACAATGCGCAGCTGCGCACCGCGCAGATCAATTTGCGCTTCACCCGCGTCCCCGCCCCGATCACCGGCCGGATCGGGCGCTCACTGGTCACCGAAGGCGCGCTGGTCACCACCAACCAGGCCGACCCGCTGGCAGTGATCCAGCGACTCGACCCGATCTTCGTCGATATCCAGCAATCGAGCGCCGAGATGCTCGCGCTGCGCAAGTCGCTGGCACAAGGCGGGCTCGCGCCGGCCAGCGCGACGGTGCGGCTCAAGCTGGAGGACGGCAGCGATTACGGCCAGACCGGGACGGTCGAATTCTCCGAAGTGATGGTCAATGCGAACACGGGAACGGTGACGTTGCGCGCGCGCTTCCCCAATGCCCAGGGCATCTTGCTGCCCGGCATGTTCGCCCGCGCTTCGTTCGCGCAGGCGATCGATACCCGGGCGTTCCTGGTGCCCCAGGCCGGGCTGTCGCGCGATCCGCGCGGCAACGCCACGGTCTATGTCGTCGGGCCGGGCAACCGCGCCGTGGCGCGGACCGTGATCGCGGAGCGGACGATCGGCGCGAACTGGGTGGTGACCCAGGGGCTTGCCGCGGGCGACAAGGTGATCGTCCAGGGCACCGCCAATCTGCGTCCCGACGCCGAGATCCGTCCGGTTCCCGTCACGACCCCGCAGCGCATCGAAGCGCCCAAGGCGGGCGCGAGTGCCGCCGCCAAGAAGAGCGGCTGA
- a CDS encoding 2-dehydro-3-deoxy-6-phosphogalactonate aldolase: MSHIAAFDAAFARCPLIAILRGVKPDEVEGIGDALVDAGFTLIEVPLNSPEPLDSIARLARRFEGRAVIGAGTVLTEDQVRQVAGAGGTMIISPNANIRVIAASAQAGLVSLPGVVTPTEAFAALEAGATALKLFPAEGSSPEILKAMRAVLPKDLRLLPVGGVAPDTMTPWREAGADGFGLGSALYRVGLIAAEVGERARAFVSALAS, encoded by the coding sequence ATGAGCCATATCGCCGCCTTCGATGCCGCCTTTGCGCGCTGCCCGCTTATCGCCATCCTGCGCGGGGTGAAGCCCGACGAAGTCGAGGGGATCGGCGACGCGCTGGTCGACGCTGGCTTCACGCTGATCGAAGTGCCGCTGAACTCGCCCGAGCCTCTCGACAGCATCGCCCGGCTGGCCCGCCGCTTCGAGGGCAGGGCGGTGATCGGCGCGGGCACCGTGCTCACCGAAGACCAGGTCCGGCAAGTCGCCGGGGCCGGCGGCACGATGATCATCTCGCCCAACGCCAACATCCGCGTGATCGCGGCCAGCGCCCAAGCCGGCCTGGTCTCGCTCCCCGGCGTCGTCACGCCAACCGAGGCCTTTGCCGCGCTCGAGGCCGGTGCCACGGCGCTCAAGCTTTTCCCGGCCGAGGGATCGAGCCCGGAGATACTCAAGGCGATGCGCGCGGTGCTTCCCAAGGACCTGCGCCTGCTGCCCGTAGGCGGTGTCGCGCCCGACACCATGACGCCGTGGCGCGAAGCCGGCGCCGACGGCTTCGGGCTGGGATCGGCGCTGTACAGGGTGGGTCTCATCGCGGCCGAAGTCGGCGAACGGGCACGCGCGTTCGTCTCTGCACTGGCAAGCTGA
- a CDS encoding tryptophan 7-halogenase has product MSDRAIRSVAILGGGITGLSAAAAFARALPGIAVTVIETPPDSAALADLLPGSTSTIHRFHASIGLDEPALIRAGAAVPRLGLRFENWPAGAATWYHVHGDHGAAAGPIAFHQLWARARREGRAEAWHCYAAAGVLAEAGRFAHPQPGTPLATFDYALRLDPARYRAVLAALADQLRVARVAGAFGGIERRAEGGVAALLLTDGRRVEADLYLDASGPSAALAAAVADGFEDWRDALPFDRVQLGESPPSAADPNDTIIGGAANGWQFVTPLPGKTLLGRIHSSAGAPDSGAPAIAIRPGRRSQPWVGNVLAVGDAAVALDPLHWPNLHLAQSGIARAIELLPGRDCHPVEIAEYNRRAREETIRMRDFQALHYLRAGVVITAPESLAATLQQFERRGRLIHHDEDSLLEEIWLAALLGLGVLPVAIDSLAAAVPAAAAIAGMAEMRVGLSQLPQRLPPYADYLVRCGVPRTWPSRRPSEPADGQG; this is encoded by the coding sequence GTGAGCGATCGCGCGATCCGCAGCGTCGCGATACTGGGCGGCGGCATCACCGGCCTGTCCGCCGCGGCGGCATTCGCGCGCGCGTTGCCCGGAATCGCAGTCACGGTTATCGAGACACCGCCCGATTCCGCTGCGCTCGCCGACCTGTTGCCCGGCAGCACCAGCACGATCCACCGCTTCCACGCCAGTATCGGCCTCGACGAACCGGCGCTGATCCGCGCGGGCGCCGCCGTGCCGCGGCTCGGTCTGCGCTTCGAGAACTGGCCGGCGGGCGCCGCGACCTGGTATCATGTCCATGGCGATCACGGCGCGGCCGCCGGGCCCATCGCCTTTCATCAGCTCTGGGCACGCGCACGCCGCGAGGGTCGGGCGGAAGCCTGGCACTGCTATGCCGCCGCCGGCGTACTCGCCGAGGCGGGCAGATTCGCCCATCCCCAACCCGGCACGCCGCTGGCAACGTTCGACTATGCGCTGCGGCTCGATCCGGCGCGCTATCGTGCGGTGCTTGCGGCACTGGCCGATCAGCTGCGCGTCGCTCGGGTTGCGGGTGCATTCGGCGGCATCGAGCGGCGCGCGGAGGGCGGCGTGGCGGCATTGCTTCTCACCGATGGCCGGCGGGTCGAGGCCGATCTCTATCTCGATGCCTCAGGGCCATCTGCTGCGTTGGCCGCTGCCGTCGCCGACGGGTTCGAGGACTGGCGCGACGCGCTGCCGTTCGATCGCGTGCAGCTCGGCGAATCCCCGCCCAGCGCCGCGGATCCCAACGACACGATTATCGGCGGCGCCGCGAATGGCTGGCAGTTCGTCACCCCGCTGCCGGGCAAGACCCTGCTGGGCCGTATCCATTCCTCAGCCGGCGCGCCCGATAGCGGAGCGCCCGCAATCGCGATCCGTCCGGGGCGGCGCAGCCAACCCTGGGTCGGCAACGTCCTGGCAGTCGGCGACGCCGCGGTCGCGCTCGATCCGTTGCACTGGCCCAACCTGCACCTCGCGCAAAGCGGCATCGCCCGCGCGATCGAGTTGCTGCCGGGGCGCGACTGCCACCCTGTCGAGATCGCCGAATATAATCGGCGTGCGCGCGAAGAGACGATCCGGATGCGCGATTTCCAGGCGCTCCATTACCTCCGCGCGGGCGTGGTGATCACCGCCCCCGAAAGCCTTGCCGCCACACTCCAGCAGTTCGAGCGCCGCGGCCGGCTGATCCATCACGACGAGGACAGCCTGCTCGAGGAGATCTGGCTTGCGGCGCTGCTCGGGTTGGGCGTGCTGCCGGTCGCCATCGACTCCCTCGCCGCGGCCGTGCCCGCCGCGGCGGCAATTGCCGGCATGGCCGAGATGCGTGTCGGCCTGTCGCAATTGCCGCAGCGCCTGCCGCCCTATGCCGATTATCTGGTGCGCTGCGGCGTGCCCAGGACCTGGCCGTCGCGCCGTCCATCTGAGCCTGCCGACGGTCAGGGCTGA
- the hisS gene encoding histidine--tRNA ligase produces MARIETPKRIRGTQDIFGDEQRRFAQVLDTFDRVRRLYCFQRLEIPIFEATGVFARSMGETSDVVSKEMYTFEDRGGDSITLRPEFTAGIARAYITEGWQQYAPLKLATAGPVFRYERPQKGRFRQFHQIDAEIIGAAEPAADVELLVLADQLLHELGIAEGVTLQLNTLGDAETRDAWRTALVAHFEAHRDALSEDSQVRLEKNPMRILDSKDPRDRPIADSAPDIDAYLTEEAAAFFKAVTDGLDAAGVQWTRNSRLVRGLDYYRHTAFEFVTDRLGAQGTVLAGGRYDGLIGSLGGPETPGVGWAAGVERLAMLIEEPESRPVDAVVIPMGENAAVAAQRILAELRRKGISTDMAFRGNMKKRMAKASEAGARYAVIIGDDELATEQVTLKALYSGDQAKLLAHLTAQTLWEFVFEDHYLEDGEAPLPLNERMPQKPAGAVFWALPSGKIVDTL; encoded by the coding sequence ATGGCACGTATCGAAACCCCAAAGCGCATCCGGGGCACCCAGGACATCTTCGGCGACGAGCAGCGGCGTTTCGCGCAGGTGCTCGACACGTTCGATCGGGTGCGCCGCCTATATTGCTTCCAGCGGCTCGAGATCCCGATTTTCGAGGCCACCGGCGTGTTCGCACGCTCGATGGGCGAGACCAGCGACGTCGTCTCGAAGGAGATGTACACCTTCGAGGACCGCGGCGGCGATTCGATCACGCTGCGGCCGGAGTTCACTGCCGGCATAGCGCGGGCATATATCACCGAGGGCTGGCAGCAGTATGCGCCGCTCAAGCTTGCCACTGCGGGCCCGGTGTTCCGCTACGAGCGCCCGCAAAAGGGCCGCTTCCGCCAGTTCCACCAGATCGATGCCGAGATCATCGGCGCGGCCGAGCCCGCGGCGGATGTCGAACTGCTCGTCCTCGCCGACCAGCTGCTCCACGAGCTCGGCATAGCCGAAGGCGTGACGCTCCAGCTCAACACTTTGGGCGACGCCGAGACGCGCGACGCGTGGCGCACTGCTTTGGTCGCGCATTTCGAAGCGCACCGCGACGCGTTGTCGGAGGACAGCCAGGTCCGCCTCGAAAAGAACCCGATGCGCATCCTCGATTCGAAGGACCCGCGCGACCGCCCGATCGCCGACAGCGCGCCCGACATCGACGCCTATCTGACCGAGGAAGCTGCGGCCTTCTTCAAGGCGGTCACCGATGGCCTTGATGCGGCGGGCGTTCAGTGGACCCGTAACAGCCGCCTCGTCCGTGGCCTCGATTACTACCGTCACACCGCGTTCGAATTCGTCACCGACCGCCTCGGCGCGCAGGGCACCGTCCTCGCGGGTGGCCGCTATGACGGACTGATCGGTTCGCTTGGCGGGCCCGAGACGCCGGGCGTGGGCTGGGCGGCGGGCGTCGAGCGTCTGGCGATGCTGATTGAGGAGCCGGAGAGCCGTCCGGTGGATGCAGTCGTAATCCCGATGGGCGAGAACGCTGCCGTTGCGGCCCAGCGTATCCTTGCCGAACTGCGGCGAAAGGGCATTTCGACCGACATGGCGTTCCGCGGCAACATGAAGAAACGCATGGCTAAGGCATCTGAAGCCGGGGCCAGATATGCCGTTATCATCGGTGATGACGAGCTCGCGACCGAACAAGTGACTCTCAAGGCACTTTATAGTGGAGATCAGGCAAAGCTGCTCGCGCACCTGACTGCGCAGACGCTTTGGGAATTCGTATTCGAAGACCACTACCTGGAGGACGGCGAGGCGCCGCTGCCACTGAACGAGCGCATGCCGCAGAAGCCGGCCGGGGCCGTTTTCTGGGCGCTTCCCTCAGGTAAGATTGTCGATACGCTGTGA
- a CDS encoding efflux transporter outer membrane subunit, translating to MKRAVLFLAATALASCSMEPKYVQPAAPVPPSWPVGDAYLASSEATLPAVTYRDIFRDPRLQALVARALTENRDLRLAAANIRAAREQYRIQRADRFPEVTAGAGATVLGGERSSGSTASGASGARTSFTADVGITGFELDLFGRVASLTRAEQNRYFATEAGARATYLTLVGDIADAWLRYAADASLLKIAQDTAGNAENSVRLTRARLEGGIAPRTDLRQAEQVLEAARADLAEQRTALAQDINAMQLLVGAPIGSNLLPTSLDEAAPMIAELPAGIDSSVLLRRPDVVQAEYTLRAANAQIGAARAALFPRISLTGLLGLASNALTGLFSGGGFTWSAGADASYSIFNAGAGRANVRLSEAQQEAAVATYERAIQSAFREVADALARRGTITEQLRATQAQADAAADTFQLAEARYRGGIDTFLSSLDAQRSLYSARRTLVNTRLVQASNLVTLYRTLGGDSLLRATPQGPEATTPQP from the coding sequence ATGAAGCGCGCGGTTCTGTTTCTCGCGGCGACTGCCCTCGCCAGCTGCTCAATGGAGCCCAAATACGTCCAGCCGGCGGCGCCGGTGCCGCCAAGCTGGCCGGTCGGCGACGCCTATCTGGCGAGCAGCGAGGCGACATTGCCCGCGGTGACCTATCGCGACATCTTCCGCGATCCGCGGCTGCAGGCGCTGGTCGCCCGGGCGCTGACCGAGAATCGCGACCTGCGCCTCGCCGCGGCGAACATCCGCGCCGCGCGCGAGCAATATCGCATCCAGCGCGCCGACCGCTTTCCCGAAGTCACTGCCGGCGCGGGCGCGACCGTGCTGGGCGGCGAGCGCAGCAGCGGCAGCACCGCGAGCGGCGCTTCGGGCGCGCGCACCAGTTTCACTGCCGACGTGGGAATCACCGGCTTCGAGCTCGACTTGTTCGGACGCGTCGCTTCGCTCACCCGCGCCGAGCAGAACCGTTATTTCGCTACCGAAGCGGGCGCACGCGCGACTTATCTGACGCTGGTCGGCGACATCGCGGACGCGTGGCTGCGCTATGCCGCCGACGCCAGCCTACTCAAGATTGCGCAGGATACTGCGGGCAATGCCGAGAACAGCGTACGGCTGACCCGCGCGCGGCTCGAGGGCGGGATCGCGCCGCGCACCGACCTGCGTCAGGCCGAGCAGGTACTCGAAGCCGCACGCGCCGACCTTGCCGAGCAGCGCACCGCGCTGGCGCAGGACATCAACGCGATGCAATTGCTTGTCGGCGCGCCGATCGGCTCGAACCTGCTCCCCACGTCGCTGGACGAGGCGGCGCCGATGATCGCCGAGCTGCCCGCCGGGATCGATTCGAGCGTGCTGTTGCGCCGCCCCGACGTGGTGCAGGCCGAATACACGCTCCGCGCCGCCAACGCCCAGATCGGCGCCGCCCGCGCTGCGCTGTTCCCCCGCATTTCGCTGACCGGGCTGCTCGGGCTCGCCAGCAATGCGCTGACCGGACTGTTCAGCGGCGGCGGGTTCACCTGGTCGGCGGGGGCGGATGCGAGCTATTCGATCTTCAACGCCGGCGCGGGCCGCGCCAATGTGCGGCTGAGCGAGGCGCAGCAGGAAGCCGCAGTCGCCACCTATGAGCGTGCGATCCAATCGGCATTCCGCGAAGTCGCCGATGCGCTGGCGCGGCGCGGCACGATTACCGAGCAGTTGCGCGCGACGCAGGCACAGGCCGATGCCGCGGCAGACACGTTTCAGCTTGCCGAGGCACGCTATCGCGGCGGGATCGACACGTTCCTGTCGAGCCTCGACGCGCAGCGCTCGCTCTATTCGGCGCGGCGTACTTTGGTGAACACACGGCTGGTGCAGGCGAGCAATCTGGTGACCCTTTATCGCACGCTTGGCGGCGATTCGCTGCTGCGAGCGACGCCGCAAGGCCCCGAGGCGACTACTCCTCAGCCCTGA
- a CDS encoding efflux RND transporter permease subunit, whose protein sequence is MSRIFIDRPIFAWVIAIIVMLMGVGAIMSLPIAQYPDVAPPQVNVRASYPGASAETVQNSVTQVIEQQLTGIDGLIYFSSSSTSRGQVNISATFEKGTDPDIAQVQVQNQVQQALSRLPQQVQQQGLRVTKSNPDFLMIVGVYDETDKRTNQDVSDWMASNMQDQLARIPGVGETNVFGAPYAMRIWLNPDRLASYALMPSDVITAITNQNTEVAAGEIGGQPQPSTQMLNATVTAQSRLQTPAQFEQIILKTETSGANVLLKDVARVELGAESYNAVSRVNGHPGAGIAISLAPAADALETAELVKAKVEEIARGFPAGFKFAYANDTTAFIKLSIEEVVKTLVEAIILVVIVMFIFLQNWRATLIPFIAVPVVLLGTFAVFYALGFSINTLTLFGLVLAIGMLVDDAIVVVENVERLMEEDPDLSPRDATIQSMEQIQFALVGIGLVLSAVFLPMAFFGGSTGVIYRQFSVTIVSAMVLSVLVALILTPALTATLLKKKSEHGNGFIERRFPRVGNFFARARDGFNRNFDRGVERYVRTVGTVVDRKWLFLLLYAAVCLLLVLMFTRLPTGFLPTEDQGAASVQFRLPAGATQSRTQEVQQAVERYFMGQEGANTATMFTVTGGGGGGGASGQNTGQGFINLADWSKRKGTENGAEAIVQRASGAFRNFRDAQVFALVPPSIRGLGQSSGFTVQLQNSSGMSREQFLAARDRLLAAANSDPALAQVRLSDLPDVATLKVDIDQQKLAALGIGQGDVNSTLSTAWGGRYVNDFIDRGRVKRVYVQGDAQYRASPGNIDEWFVRTRSGEMAPFSSFAQTSWATAPTTMSRFQGIPSFEIQGQAAPGQSSGDAMRRIEELASQIPGTSVAWSGLSFQERLSSGQAPYLYAVSLLVVFLCLAALYESWSIPVAVLLVIPLGLVGAVFAVTLRGLQNDVYLQIGLLTTMGLAAKNAILMIEFAERAEKEGKRVIDAALEAARIRLRPILMTSLAFIFGVLPLAISTGAGANSRIAIGTAVIGGMLTATILAIFYIPLFFVLVRRGVRDGLKALRERGKKPEAAA, encoded by the coding sequence ATGTCACGGATTTTCATCGATCGCCCGATCTTCGCCTGGGTGATCGCGATCATCGTCATGCTGATGGGCGTCGGCGCGATCATGTCGCTGCCTATCGCGCAATATCCCGACGTCGCGCCGCCGCAAGTCAATGTCCGCGCCTCCTATCCCGGCGCTTCGGCCGAGACGGTGCAGAATTCGGTCACCCAGGTGATCGAGCAGCAGCTGACCGGGATCGACGGACTGATCTATTTCAGCTCGTCCTCCACCTCGCGCGGACAGGTCAATATCTCGGCGACGTTCGAGAAGGGCACCGATCCGGACATCGCGCAGGTCCAAGTCCAGAACCAGGTCCAGCAGGCGCTGTCCCGCCTGCCCCAGCAGGTCCAGCAGCAGGGTTTGCGCGTCACCAAGTCCAACCCCGACTTCCTGATGATCGTCGGCGTCTATGACGAGACCGACAAGCGCACCAACCAGGACGTGTCGGACTGGATGGCCTCCAACATGCAGGACCAGCTCGCGCGGATTCCCGGCGTGGGCGAAACCAATGTGTTCGGCGCGCCCTATGCGATGCGGATCTGGCTGAACCCCGATCGGCTGGCCAGCTATGCGCTGATGCCCAGCGACGTGATCACTGCCATCACCAACCAGAATACCGAAGTGGCGGCCGGGGAGATCGGCGGCCAACCCCAGCCGAGCACGCAGATGCTCAATGCCACCGTCACTGCCCAGTCGCGGCTGCAGACCCCGGCACAGTTCGAGCAAATCATCCTCAAGACCGAGACCAGCGGCGCCAATGTGCTGCTCAAGGACGTCGCACGCGTCGAGCTCGGCGCCGAGAGCTACAACGCGGTCAGCCGCGTCAACGGCCATCCGGGCGCAGGCATCGCGATCAGCCTGGCCCCCGCCGCCGACGCGCTCGAGACCGCCGAGCTGGTCAAGGCCAAGGTCGAGGAGATCGCACGCGGTTTCCCGGCGGGCTTCAAATTCGCCTATGCCAACGACACGACGGCCTTCATCAAGCTTTCGATCGAGGAAGTGGTGAAGACGCTGGTCGAGGCGATCATCCTCGTCGTGATCGTGATGTTCATCTTCCTCCAGAACTGGCGGGCGACGCTGATCCCGTTCATCGCGGTGCCGGTGGTGCTGCTCGGCACCTTCGCAGTGTTCTATGCGCTCGGCTTCTCGATCAACACGCTGACGCTGTTCGGGCTGGTGCTCGCGATCGGCATGCTCGTCGACGACGCGATCGTCGTAGTCGAGAATGTCGAGCGGCTGATGGAGGAGGACCCCGACCTCTCGCCGCGCGACGCGACGATCCAGTCGATGGAGCAGATCCAGTTCGCGCTGGTCGGCATCGGGCTGGTGCTTTCCGCGGTGTTCCTGCCCATGGCGTTCTTCGGCGGATCGACCGGCGTGATCTACCGCCAATTCTCAGTGACGATCGTGTCGGCGATGGTACTGTCGGTGCTGGTGGCGCTGATCCTCACGCCTGCGCTCACTGCGACCCTGCTCAAGAAGAAGAGCGAGCATGGCAATGGCTTTATCGAGCGGCGCTTCCCCAGGGTCGGCAATTTCTTCGCCCGCGCCCGTGACGGCTTCAACCGCAATTTCGACCGCGGCGTCGAGCGCTATGTGCGCACCGTCGGCACCGTGGTCGACCGCAAATGGCTGTTCCTGCTGCTCTATGCCGCGGTGTGCCTGTTGCTGGTGCTGATGTTCACGCGCCTGCCCACCGGCTTCCTGCCGACCGAGGACCAGGGCGCGGCATCGGTGCAATTTCGCCTGCCCGCCGGCGCGACGCAGAGCCGCACGCAGGAAGTGCAGCAGGCCGTCGAGCGCTATTTCATGGGCCAGGAAGGCGCGAACACCGCAACGATGTTCACTGTCACCGGTGGCGGCGGCGGTGGTGGCGCGAGCGGCCAGAATACCGGACAGGGCTTCATCAACCTCGCCGACTGGTCGAAGCGCAAGGGCACCGAGAACGGCGCTGAGGCGATCGTCCAGCGCGCGTCGGGGGCGTTCCGCAACTTCCGCGATGCCCAGGTCTTCGCGCTGGTGCCGCCGTCGATCCGTGGTCTCGGCCAGTCGAGCGGCTTCACCGTGCAGCTGCAGAATTCCAGCGGCATGTCGCGCGAGCAATTCCTCGCCGCGCGCGACAGGCTGCTCGCCGCCGCGAACAGCGATCCCGCGCTCGCCCAGGTGCGCCTGTCCGACCTGCCCGACGTGGCGACGCTCAAGGTCGATATCGACCAGCAGAAACTCGCCGCGCTCGGCATCGGCCAGGGCGACGTCAATTCGACGCTGTCCACGGCCTGGGGCGGGCGTTACGTCAACGACTTCATCGATCGCGGACGCGTGAAGCGCGTCTATGTTCAGGGCGACGCGCAATATCGCGCCTCGCCCGGCAATATCGACGAATGGTTCGTCCGCACCCGCAGCGGCGAGATGGCACCCTTCTCTTCGTTCGCGCAGACCAGCTGGGCCACCGCGCCGACGACGATGTCGCGCTTCCAGGGCATTCCTTCGTTCGAGATCCAGGGCCAGGCCGCGCCGGGGCAGAGCTCGGGCGATGCGATGCGCCGGATCGAGGAGCTCGCCTCGCAGATCCCGGGCACCAGCGTCGCATGGTCGGGGCTGTCGTTCCAGGAGCGGCTGTCGTCGGGGCAGGCGCCTTATCTGTACGCTGTGTCGCTGCTCGTCGTGTTCCTGTGCCTTGCGGCCTTGTACGAGAGCTGGTCGATCCCGGTGGCCGTGCTGCTGGTGATCCCGCTGGGGCTTGTCGGCGCGGTGTTTGCCGTGACGCTGCGCGGGTTGCAGAACGACGTCTATCTCCAGATCGGCCTGCTCACGACGATGGGCCTAGCCGCCAAGAACGCCATCCTGATGATCGAGTTCGCCGAGCGTGCCGAGAAGGAAGGCAAGCGCGTGATCGACGCGGCGCTGGAAGCGGCCCGCATCAGACTGCGTCCGATCCTGATGACCAGCCTCGCCTTCATTTTCGGCGTGCTGCCGCTCGCGATCTCGACCGGCGCCGGGGCAAACAGCCGCATCGCGATCGGCACCGCGGTGATCGGCGGGATGCTGACCGCGACGATCCTGGCGATCTTCTACATCCCGTTGTTCTTCGTCCTTGTCCGCCGCGGCGTGCGCGACGGGCTCAAGGCATTGCGCGAACGCGGCAAGAAGCCGGAGGCGGCGGCATGA
- a CDS encoding tryptophan halogenase family protein, producing MTQPRKNVVVVGGGTAGWMVASAIAKLLPHAASVELIESAEIGIVGVGEATLPHLRAFIQTLGLDEAEFMAATHATYKLGIEFRDFGKPGDVYLHPFGVFGQPLNGVPFLHWWLRMHAQGRGGEIAEYSVANVMAVQQRFAVPAADPTTLLSTYGYAYQFDATKFGPFLRGFAEKRGVTRTEGRIVTVDRDGESGDVAAVVLESGARVEGDLFVDCSGFRSLLLGDALGEEWEDWSHWLPCDRATALPCASPRGEIEPVTRATAMAAGWRWRIPLQHRVGNGYVYSSAHLSDDAASDAILAAVDGEPLAEPRMLRFRAGRRKRSWSHNVVAIGLASGFLEPLESTSIYLAQAAITQLLDLFPIGPIEDADRDAFNTQIDYEYDRIRDFLILHYHASTRDDSEFWRYVRHMPIPDSLAEKIELFRRAGRIQRYSRGLFFEPSWIAVMIGQGIIPQAWDQRVDAANPGELGQALDRLRGQIAREVATLPGHRAALGLSA from the coding sequence GTGACTCAACCACGCAAAAATGTCGTCGTCGTCGGTGGGGGCACCGCAGGCTGGATGGTCGCGTCGGCGATCGCCAAGCTGCTGCCGCACGCGGCCAGTGTCGAGCTGATCGAATCCGCCGAGATCGGCATCGTCGGGGTGGGCGAGGCGACGCTGCCGCATCTGCGCGCTTTCATCCAGACGCTCGGGCTCGACGAGGCCGAGTTCATGGCGGCCACGCACGCCACCTACAAGCTCGGCATCGAGTTCCGCGATTTCGGCAAGCCGGGTGACGTCTATCTCCACCCCTTCGGCGTGTTCGGCCAGCCGCTGAACGGCGTGCCTTTCCTGCACTGGTGGCTGCGGATGCATGCGCAGGGGCGGGGCGGCGAGATCGCCGAATATTCGGTTGCCAATGTGATGGCGGTGCAGCAGCGCTTCGCAGTGCCCGCCGCGGACCCGACCACGCTGCTCTCGACCTATGGCTATGCCTATCAATTCGATGCGACGAAGTTCGGACCGTTCCTGCGCGGCTTTGCCGAAAAGCGCGGCGTGACGCGCACCGAAGGCCGGATCGTCACGGTAGATCGCGATGGCGAAAGCGGCGACGTCGCCGCGGTGGTGCTGGAAAGCGGCGCACGGGTGGAAGGCGATTTGTTCGTCGATTGCTCGGGCTTTCGCAGCCTGTTGCTCGGCGACGCGCTCGGCGAGGAATGGGAAGACTGGTCGCATTGGCTGCCATGCGATCGCGCGACGGCGCTGCCCTGCGCCTCGCCGCGGGGCGAAATCGAGCCAGTCACCCGCGCCACGGCGATGGCCGCTGGCTGGCGCTGGCGGATCCCCCTCCAGCACCGCGTCGGCAACGGCTATGTCTATTCGAGCGCGCATCTCTCCGACGATGCCGCCTCGGATGCGATCCTCGCTGCAGTCGATGGCGAGCCGCTCGCCGAGCCGCGCATGCTGCGGTTCCGCGCCGGTCGCCGCAAGCGCAGCTGGTCGCACAATGTCGTCGCGATCGGGCTTGCCTCGGGCTTTCTCGAACCGCTCGAATCGACCAGCATCTATCTGGCGCAGGCGGCGATCACCCAGCTGCTAGACCTGTTCCCGATCGGGCCGATCGAGGATGCCGATCGCGACGCGTTCAACACGCAGATCGATTATGAATATGACCGAATCCGCGACTTCCTGATCCTCCATTATCACGCCAGCACGCGCGATGATTCGGAGTTCTGGCGCTATGTTCGCCACATGCCGATTCCGGACAGCCTTGCCGAGAAGATCGAACTGTTCCGCCGTGCCGGGCGCATCCAGCGCTATAGCCGCGGGCTGTTCTTCGAGCCGAGCTGGATCGCGGTGATGATCGGGCAGGGGATCATCCCGCAAGCGTGGGACCAGCGCGTCGATGCCGCCAATCCAGGCGAACTGGGGCAGGCGCTCGATCGGCTGCGCGGGCAGATCGCCCGTGAAGTGGCGACGCTTCCGGGCCACCGCGCTGCGCTCGGGCTGTCGGCGTGA